In one Gopherus evgoodei ecotype Sinaloan lineage chromosome 1, rGopEvg1_v1.p, whole genome shotgun sequence genomic region, the following are encoded:
- the ANKRD42 gene encoding ankyrin repeat domain-containing protein 42 isoform X5, with amino-acid sequence MPTNTAAAAAAATPAAVKKKPNYANLHEAVKAGDVQQLASMVKSGASINEVDLVHKFTPLHCAAHSGSLECLHWLLWHGADITALAIRDWTAAHLAAIRGHDACMQALVMNGVNLTAQDDRGCTPSHLAAAHGQSYTLQTILRSGMDANVSDKNDWEPVHYAAFHGRLGCLQLLIRWGATINDVDNNGNLPAHLAAMEGHLHCFKFLVSKMASVSHTLKARNDHGETPKDLAQRFYKDNIVQYIDSVEHERNHPEEQENLAFPAHVAAFKGDLVMLRRLVESGVININERDEKGSTLLHKAAGQGHISCLQWLIEMGADCDITNEAGETPKDVAKR; translated from the exons ATGCCTACcaacactgctgctgctgctgctgctgccactccagCTG CTGTCAAGAAGAAGCCAAATTATGCTAATCTACATGAGGCAGTGAAAGCTGGTGATGTACAACAACTTGCATCAATGGTAAAAAGTGGAGCCAGTATTAATGAGGTGGATTTAGTCCATAAATTTACACCTTTGCACTGTGCAGCACACTCTGGAAGCCTGGAG TGTCTTCACTGGCTGCTCTGGCATGGGGCTGATATAACAGCTTTAGCTATAAGAGACTGGACAGCTGCTCACCTTGCTGCTATCAGAGGTCATGATGCTTGTATGCAG GCCCTTGTAATGAATGGAGTAAACTTAACAGCTCAAGATGACCGAGGATGCACTCCGTCACACCTAGCTGCAGCCCATGGACAATCCTACACTTTACAAACCATCCTGCGGAGTGGAATG GATGCAAATGTTTCAGATAAGAATGACTGGGAGCCAGTTCATTATGCTGCTTTTCATGGCCGCCTGGGTTGTTTGCAGCTTCTTATTAGATGGGGAGCTACTATAAATGACGTGGATAACAATGGAAATCTTCCAG CTCATCTGGCAGCAATGGAGGGCCACCTGCATTGTTTTAAGTTCTTGGTTAGTAAAATGGCCAGTGTGTCTCACACCTTGAAAGCCAGGAATGACCATGGAGAGACCCCAAAGGACTTGGCACAGAGGTTCTATAAGGATAATATTGTGCAGTACATCGACAGTGTGGAACATGAGAGAAATCATCCAGAAGAACAGGAAA ATTTAGCATTTCCAGCCCATGTGGCTGCCTTCAAAGGGGACTTGGTGATGCTTAGAAGATTAGTGGAAAGTGGAGTCATCAATATTAATGAACGGGATGAAAAGGGATCCACTCTCTTGCACAAAG CTGCTGGACAAGGCCACATAAGCTGCTTGCAATGGTTGATTGAAATGGGAGCTGATTGTGACATTACAAATGAAGCTGGAGAGACTCCAAAGGATGTAGCCAAGAGGTAG